The Acidimicrobiales bacterium genome has a segment encoding these proteins:
- a CDS encoding M23 family metallopeptidase yields the protein MTAAGAAAALALTVSTLAPDAPARAQAVDPPTSVAEPPTTTSPEPEPTTAPPAPPDSAVAPSPDSGPPASPPPDQDPVAGQTPAAPPEAPANTQPAATGNGTASPSHPLAPGELPPGARKVINSVRRSPSNSTRRLLAALAPLEQLGMTRAQAIAAGFGRFPVAGAASFSHDWLFPRYTPVFHLHQGTDIFAAMGTPVRAPADGVVKLAQGGSGGLAAYVYQPDGTYYYLAHLSAFAGERSGRAVALGDVVGYVGDTGNARGGSPHLHFEIHPAPVRAIPSGKGKSRTVTYVARPVPVGTVLPAADPKATLDQWLSEALAAAPQLVAAVESRPRALVATGITRRLADGRSGAFPAPVSPPASQLLWASAMNPSGGALRLAEAEAMVVATEYNWAQAARRRQALLEEQAVAMARAAAILAPLTPSSLLPPSSSDT from the coding sequence GTGACCGCGGCGGGCGCAGCTGCCGCCCTGGCGCTCACGGTGTCCACCCTGGCCCCCGACGCGCCGGCGCGTGCACAGGCGGTCGACCCGCCCACCTCGGTGGCCGAGCCACCGACCACCACGTCGCCGGAGCCCGAGCCGACGACGGCTCCGCCGGCGCCTCCCGACAGCGCCGTCGCGCCGAGCCCCGACAGCGGTCCGCCTGCGAGTCCGCCTCCAGACCAGGACCCCGTGGCGGGGCAGACGCCGGCGGCGCCTCCCGAAGCTCCGGCGAACACGCAGCCAGCGGCGACGGGCAACGGGACGGCATCGCCGTCACACCCCCTGGCGCCGGGCGAGCTGCCGCCGGGCGCCCGCAAGGTGATCAACTCGGTCCGGCGGTCGCCGTCGAACAGCACCAGGCGCCTTCTCGCCGCGCTGGCGCCGCTCGAGCAGCTCGGCATGACCCGGGCCCAGGCGATCGCCGCCGGGTTCGGCCGCTTCCCCGTCGCCGGCGCTGCCTCGTTCAGCCACGACTGGCTGTTCCCGAGGTACACCCCGGTCTTCCATCTCCATCAGGGGACCGACATCTTCGCGGCCATGGGGACACCCGTGCGCGCCCCCGCCGACGGAGTCGTGAAGCTGGCCCAGGGCGGCTCCGGTGGGCTGGCCGCCTACGTGTACCAGCCCGACGGCACCTATTACTACCTGGCCCATCTCAGTGCCTTCGCCGGCGAACGGTCCGGACGGGCGGTGGCGTTGGGCGACGTGGTCGGCTACGTGGGCGACACCGGGAACGCCCGGGGTGGGAGCCCCCACCTCCACTTCGAGATCCATCCGGCGCCCGTCCGCGCCATTCCGAGCGGCAAGGGAAAGAGCCGCACGGTGACCTACGTGGCGCGACCCGTTCCGGTGGGCACGGTGCTCCCTGCCGCCGACCCGAAGGCGACCCTCGACCAGTGGCTCAGCGAGGCGCTGGCCGCCGCCCCCCAGCTCGTCGCCGCCGTCGAGAGCCGCCCGCGCGCCCTGGTCGCCACCGGCATCACCCGGCGACTGGCCGATGGCCGGTCGGGCGCCTTCCCAGCTCCCGTCTCGCCCCCGGCCTCACAGTTGCTGTGGGCGTCGGCGATGAACCCGTCGGGAGGAGCGCTGCGGCTGGCCGAGGCGGAAGCGATGGTGGTCGCCACGGAGTACAACTGGGCGCAGGCGGCCCGCCGCCGGCAGGCACTCCTCGAGGAACAGGCCGTGGCGATGGCCCGGGCGGCCGCCATCCTGGCGCCCCTCACTCCCTCGAGCCTCCTCCCGCCGTCGTCGAGCGACACCTGA
- a CDS encoding zinc metalloprotease HtpX, with protein MNKNTFKTTILLAGIGGLLVAVGSLLGGQGGAAIGLVLGVAFVGWSYWNSDKMAIKAARAVPVTENQFPEYYAMVRDLTVRAGMPMPKLYMTPDPQPNAFATGRNPEHAAVAVTQGIVERLGWGDELRGVLAHEISHVGNRDILIGSVAAAVATGISFMANMAMWGAMFGGGRGGDDDSPNPIALLLTALLAPLAAGLLQMALSRSREFEADRSGARLIGDGEPLARALESIEAYAKRIPMAVQPAQAQKYIINPLTGQKVQFANLFTTHPPTAERAARLRAGEWRR; from the coding sequence ATGAACAAGAACACCTTCAAGACAACCATCCTCCTCGCCGGCATCGGCGGCCTGCTGGTGGCCGTCGGCTCGCTGCTCGGCGGCCAGGGCGGCGCCGCCATCGGCCTCGTCCTGGGCGTCGCCTTCGTGGGCTGGTCGTACTGGAACTCCGACAAGATGGCGATCAAGGCGGCCCGTGCCGTCCCCGTCACCGAGAACCAGTTTCCCGAGTACTACGCCATGGTCCGAGACCTCACCGTCCGGGCCGGCATGCCCATGCCGAAGCTGTACATGACCCCGGACCCGCAGCCCAACGCCTTCGCCACCGGTCGCAATCCCGAGCACGCCGCCGTCGCCGTCACGCAGGGCATCGTCGAGCGGCTCGGCTGGGGCGACGAGCTGCGCGGCGTGCTCGCCCACGAGATCAGCCACGTGGGCAACCGCGACATCCTCATCGGCTCCGTCGCCGCCGCCGTGGCCACCGGTATCAGCTTCATGGCCAACATGGCGATGTGGGGCGCCATGTTCGGCGGCGGGCGCGGTGGCGACGACGACAGCCCCAACCCGATCGCACTCCTGCTCACCGCCCTCCTGGCGCCGCTGGCGGCAGGCCTGCTCCAGATGGCGCTCAGCCGCAGCCGCGAGTTCGAGGCCGATCGCTCCGGGGCCCGCCTGATCGGCGACGGCGAGCCGCTGGCCCGTGCCCTCGAGTCCATCGAGGCCTACGCCAAGCGCATCCCGATGGCCGTCCAGCCGGCTCAGGCCCAGAAGTACATCATCAACCCGCTCACCGGGCAGAAGGTCCAGTTCGCCAACCTGTTCACCACGCACCCGCCCACGGCCGAGCGCGCCGCCCGCCTCCGGGCCGGAGAATGGCGGCGGTAG